Proteins found in one Sorghum bicolor cultivar BTx623 chromosome 1, Sorghum_bicolor_NCBIv3, whole genome shotgun sequence genomic segment:
- the LOC8057634 gene encoding pumilio homolog 2 has product MRAAKAAAAAAAAERTEDKEIDLLLSEIPHVTSPQGRQRGVGVIGDGNGNGNGVHGASGSDGYTSPMRLGCRRVHCPSGADGYDAQRHGKDAYYDLVLNRRDNGAPLHGGDAGAVGFPAPSPASGPFVGIPVPPPPPPPLALGVDDQEQQLVANQLRGLRIGDAQAALQRQGPPPVMSAAPTEVPAVHGAYHGYNFAASGSSVRHEHVFLDQAKPVGYVATRPHRFVSDVGLDDFGGFPRALDTSIGGFMYNRVGHGTDIGWGQGLVQPDFAESFLLSSQAGAEFSSSSTLALKRHYAYGGVPVAANGFGRGRNQFDAFRCDNSPSEAGAEFFSSSPAALDFHGGPKRHYAYGGVPVADNGFARGRNQFEAFHCDNSLMFDGKNMNFLERERERRFQRVNNRALELGSTRTLRFDNVVRVKEGSIYHMAKDQNGCRYLQDKFLEGKHHVDAIFEGIINHIADLMISSFGNYLVQKMLEVCDEGQRLRIILVLTQDPVKQLIAISLNTHGTRVVQRLIETVRSRDQIILIISALQPNFMLLVNDPNGNHVIQKCLTNFGAEDNKFIFEGAAANCFHMAVHRHGCCVLQRCISNARGVYQANLIVEICARGFELAQDPFGNYVVQYVLELKIPSANAHLASQFEGKYIYLSKQKVSSNVVERCLKFFPDDAKAVIVHELLLLSGSHFEQLLQDPYANYVIYTALLHTKGHLHNALVEAIRPHEDAIRTSPCCKRICRALSRR; this is encoded by the exons ATGAGGGCCgcgaaggcggcggcggcggcggcggcggcggagaggaCGGAGGACAAAGAGATAGACTTGCTTCTCAGCGAGATCCCCCACGTCACGTCCCCGCAGGGGCGGCAGCGCGGGGTGGGCGTCATCGGCGACGGCAACGGCAACGGCAACGGCGTGCATGGCGCCTCGGGTTCCGACGGCTACACTTCACCAATGCGCCTCGGGTGCCGACGGGTACACTGCCCCTCGGGTGCCGACGGGTACGATGCGCAGCGCCACGGCAAGGACGCCTACTACGACCTGGTCCTGAACCGTCGCGACAATGGCGCTCCACTCCACGGCGGCGATGCAGGGGCCGTTGGCTTCCCCGCGCCGTCGCCGGCCTCGGGACCGTTCGTCGGTATCCCagttccgccgccgccgccgccgccactggcGCTGGGGGTCGACGACCAGGAACAGCAGCTGGTCGCGAACCAGCTCCGCGGTCTGCGCATCGGGGACGCGCAGGCCGCGCTCCAGCGCCAGGGCCCGCCGCCAGTCATGAGCGCGGCCCCGACCGAGGTCCCCGCAGTGCACGGCGCATACCATGGGTACAACTTCGCGGCGTCAGGTTCTTCCGTCCGCCATGAACACGTGTTCCTTGATCAGGCCAAACCTGTCGGGTACGTCGCAACACGGCCGCATCGCTTCGTGTCGGACGTTGGCCTGGATGACTTTGGTGGTTTCCCCAGAGCCTTGGACACCAGCATTGGCGGCTTCATGTACAATAGGGTAGGGCATGGCACTGACATTGGTTGGGGCCAAGGTTTGGTGCAGCCTGATTTCGCCGAGTCCTTCCTGCTTTCCAGTCAGGCTGGTGCAGAGTTTTCCAGCTCGAGTACGCTTGCCCTCAAGCGACACTATGCATATGGCGGTGTCCCTGTGGCAGCCAACGGGTTTGGGAGAGGCAGAAATCAGTTTGATGCATTCCGTTGTGACAACAGTCCCAGTGAGGCTGGTGCAGAGTTTTTCAGCTCGAGTCCGGCTGCCCTTGACTTCCATGGTGGACCAAAGCGACACTATGCATATGGTGGTGTCCCTGTGGCAGACAACGGGTTTGCGAGAGGCAGAAATCAGTTTGAGGCATTCCATTGTGACAACAGTCTGATGTTTGATGGGAAGAACATGAACTTCCTGGAAcgtgagagggagaggagatTCCAGCGTGTCAATAACAGGGCACTGGAGCTTGGGAGTACTAGGACTTTGAGGTTTGACAACGTGGTTCGTGTCAAGGAAGGATCCATCTACCACATGGCCAAGGACCAAAATGGGTGCCGGTATTTGCAGGACAAGTTTCTGGAAGGGAAGCATCATGTCGATGCGATCTTTGAAGGAATCATTAACCACATTGCAGACCTTATGATCAGTAGTTTTGGCAACTATCTTGTACAGAAGATGCTGGAAGTGTGTGATGAAGGGCAAAGGCTGAGGATCATCTTAGTGCTGACGCAGGACCCTGTGAAGCAGCTGATTGCCATCTCTCTAAACACACATGG GACCAGGGTAGTACAGAGATTGATAGAGACTGTTAGGAGCAGAGATCAGATTATTCTCATCATTTCAGCCCTACAGCCAAACTTCATGCTGCTTGTCAATGACCCCAATGGTAATCATGTGATACAGAAATGTCTGACCAATTTTGGAGCTGAGGATAACAAG TTCATATTTGAGGGCGCTGCAGCCAACTGTTTTCACATGGCGGTACATCGCCATGGATGCTGTGTTCTACAGCGTTGCATATCTAATGCACGTGGTGTATACCAGGCCAATCTAATTGTGGAAATATGTGCTCGTGGCTTTGAGCTTGCTCAAGATCCATTTGG GAACTATGTGGTCCAATATGTTTTGGAACTGAAAATTCCTTCTGCAAATGCACACTTGGCATCTCAGTTTGAAGGAAAGTATATTTATCTCTCAAAGCAGAAGGTTAGCAGCAATGTGGTGGAGAGATGCCTAAAGTTTTTCCCGGACGATGCCAAAGCTGTCATAGTACATGA
- the LOC8081903 gene encoding NDR1/HIN1-like protein 13 produces MRDARIERKGSAAKLGRPRVRRERRRMQPRRRQAKTDEPPSGSWWRMPLTGSWPPNNRRFVKTVSARTAAPLPLLSLQIARAGPVTPDATPSALRQFPPRPSPPPPPPVPPPHMAERALPPAVPASPEPASSSAVSTAFGSPLEPVAATTAATHDTYVVQVQKDQIYRVPPPENAYLAERYRNERGGGGGNKKSSGQASAACSPCVLRTLGALLAAAALVGAAVLISLVVLRPGVPGFSVDRITVINSTRQQRVDFDVFLTAVNPNKMTALWYRSGTVRLTHHGTTLGKGDVGQPADGGEDAIDFSVLLQGVKHNGRLPKAVEKGFSGSRDHLPLQLAVEVTVQVHVGALGFGQRRLAVDCGITAAGLSKDVHIASQHCKSSFRN; encoded by the coding sequence ATGAGAGATGCTCGAATCGAGCGCAAAGGATCCGCAGCCAAGCTAGGCCGTCCCCGCGTCCGGCGGGAGCGCCGTCGCATGCAACCGCGCCGGCGGCAGGCGAAAACCGACGAACCGCCCTCGGGGAGTTGGTGGCGTATGCCTTTGACCGGGTCGTGGCCACCCAATAATAGGCGTTTCGTTAAAACCGTGTCCGCGCGCACGGCCGCTCCGCTCCCGCTGCTTTCCCTCCAAATCGCCCGCGCGGGCCCCGTCACCCCTGATGCGACGCCCTCCGCCCTCCGCCAGTTCCCTCCCCGCCCATCCCCGCCTCCGCCACCACCCGTCCCTCCTCCACACATGGCGGAGAGGGCCCTCCCGCCCGCGGTGCCGGCGTCGCCCGAgccggcctcctcctccgcggTCTCCACCGCGTTCGGCTCGCCGCTCGAGCCCGTCGCCGCGACGACGGCAGCGACGCACGACACGTACGTGGTGCAGGTGCAGAAGGACCAGATATACCGCGTCCCGCCACCGGAGAACGCCTACCTCGCCGAGCGCTACCGGAacgagcgcggcggcggcggcggcaacaagAAGAGCAGCGGCCAGGCGTCGGCCGCGTGCTCCCCGTGCGTCCTGCGCACGCTCGGCGCGCTGCTGGCGGCCGCCGCGCTGGTGGGCGCCGCCGTCCTCATCTCCCTCGTCGTGCTGCGGCCGGGCGTCCCGGGCTTCTCCGTCGACAGGATCACCGTGATCAACTCGACGCGGCAGCAGCGCGTGGACTTCGACGTCTTCCTCACGGCGGTGAACCCAAACAAGATGACGGCGCTGTGGTACAGGAGCGGCACGGTGAGGCTGACGCACCACGGGACGACCCTCGGCAAGGGCGACGTCGGGCAGCCCGCGGACGGCGGCGAGGACGCCATCGACTTCAGCGTGCTGCTGCAGGGGGTGAAGCACAACGGCCGCTTGCCCAAGGCGGTGGAGAAAGGGTTCAGCGGGTCCAGGGACCACCTCCCGCTCCagctcgccgtggaggtcacCGTGCAGGTGCACGTCGGCGCGCTCGGGTTCGGGCAGAGGAGGCTGGCCGTGGACTGCGGGATCACCGCCGCCGGGCTGAGCAAGGACGTGCACATTGCGTCGCAGCATTGCAAGAGCAGCTTCCGGAACTGA